From Paraflavitalea devenefica, the proteins below share one genomic window:
- the pnuC gene encoding nicotinamide riboside transporter PnuC, with protein sequence MNVSEWFTLLGQQLAATPFIQWLALALGVSEVLFAKANKIWLYPTGIAATSLSIFILFEAGLYAECLLNGYYIVMSVYGWWHWVKKKHLPPVKISRCNRREWMIVLLIVLVGFVVFSLSLKHLTGSTVPFWDAWVTCTAWAGMWLLAKRKIENWILLNISNAFAVPLLLHKQLPLYAALTTFLFIVAILGYRKWSKILKKESRIQHPEARSLSAEV encoded by the coding sequence ATGAACGTATCAGAATGGTTCACTTTACTGGGACAACAATTAGCCGCTACTCCCTTTATACAATGGCTGGCCCTGGCGCTTGGCGTATCAGAAGTACTTTTTGCCAAAGCCAATAAGATCTGGCTGTACCCTACCGGTATTGCAGCTACCAGCCTCTCTATTTTTATTTTGTTTGAAGCCGGTCTGTACGCCGAATGCCTGCTGAATGGCTATTATATTGTGATGAGCGTGTATGGCTGGTGGCACTGGGTGAAAAAGAAACATTTACCGCCGGTAAAGATCTCGCGCTGTAACCGGCGTGAATGGATGATCGTATTGCTGATCGTGCTGGTTGGCTTTGTGGTGTTTTCCCTCTCCCTGAAACACCTCACCGGTTCTACAGTACCCTTTTGGGATGCCTGGGTAACCTGTACCGCCTGGGCAGGCATGTGGTTACTGGCCAAACGGAAGATCGAGAACTGGATATTACTGAATATATCAAATGCCTTTGCTGTGCCCCTATTACTGCACAAACAATTGCCTTTGTATGCGGCGCTGACTACCTTCCTGTTTATTGTAGCGATACTGGGATATAGGAAGTGGAGTAAGATATTGAAGAAAGAATCCAGGATTCAGCATCCGGAAGCCAGGAGCCTGAGTGCAGAGGTTTGA
- a CDS encoding tetratricopeptide repeat protein produces MICKPVVSCVISLCMALTVMAQPSALDKNKVQNLFEEQQYEEAISYLQPVIGSDSANAQALRLLSYAYYMNEDILRAQQCYWKLFDLDSNNITANHYLATIYYNRDPDIAMNFLGRLIRLQPDKAQYHRGLGELLSRAKMKDSALLYLNQAYALAPGDYKNLVSLAETLIDIKNYTKADSLLEIGLARDSLNMSVLKSRIRSAYEAKDYKSIPVPGERLIRLQEVSLNTLTKVVLGYYNLQQYEDCIRVCEYMFSMELNVEAVYYYEAKALAKLKDYKKSNEMLEICLGKAISKNAEMYYFDLGQNHEATRQFKKAVAAYDTAFYLFKAPLALYNCGRIYEAELKNEALARQYYTRYLALAKPEAPDEKRAYAYVKERWGKKKPKK; encoded by the coding sequence ATGATCTGTAAACCTGTTGTATCCTGTGTGATCAGTTTGTGTATGGCGCTTACCGTGATGGCGCAACCTTCCGCCCTTGACAAAAACAAAGTACAGAACCTTTTCGAGGAGCAGCAATACGAAGAGGCCATCAGCTACCTGCAGCCTGTTATCGGCAGTGATTCTGCCAATGCACAGGCCCTGCGCCTGTTGAGCTATGCCTATTATATGAATGAGGATATCCTACGGGCGCAGCAGTGTTATTGGAAGCTTTTTGATCTTGATTCTAACAATATTACTGCCAATCATTATCTCGCTACCATCTATTACAACAGGGATCCGGATATAGCCATGAACTTCCTGGGCCGCCTTATCCGGCTGCAGCCGGATAAGGCCCAGTACCATCGCGGACTGGGCGAGCTGCTCAGTCGTGCCAAAATGAAAGATTCCGCTTTACTATACCTGAATCAGGCCTATGCACTGGCGCCGGGTGATTACAAGAACCTTGTGTCATTGGCGGAAACACTCATTGATATTAAAAACTATACGAAGGCAGATAGTCTCCTCGAAATAGGACTGGCGCGCGACTCTTTGAATATGTCCGTGCTGAAATCCCGGATCAGGAGCGCCTATGAAGCCAAAGACTACAAAAGCATTCCGGTGCCGGGCGAAAGGTTAATACGGCTTCAGGAAGTAAGCTTAAACACCCTTACCAAAGTGGTGCTGGGCTACTACAACCTGCAGCAGTATGAAGATTGCATTCGTGTATGCGAGTACATGTTCAGCATGGAACTGAACGTGGAAGCTGTTTATTACTATGAGGCAAAAGCATTGGCCAAATTAAAAGACTATAAGAAGAGCAATGAGATGCTGGAAATATGCCTCGGGAAAGCCATCTCCAAAAATGCGGAAATGTATTATTTCGATCTCGGGCAAAACCATGAAGCCACCCGGCAATTCAAAAAAGCAGTGGCTGCCTATGATACCGCCTTCTATCTCTTTAAAGCACCGCTGGCGTTATACAATTGCGGCCGTATCTATGAGGCGGAACTCAAAAATGAAGCCCTCGCACGCCAGTACTATACCCGCTATCTGGCTCTCGCTAAGCCCGAAGCCCCCGACGAAAAAAGAGCCTATGCCTACGTAAAGGAACGGTGGGGCAAAAAGAAGCCGAAGAAATAA